A single region of the Kineosporiaceae bacterium SCSIO 59966 genome encodes:
- a CDS encoding AbrB/MazE/SpoVT family DNA-binding domain-containing protein produces MTHRVGAKGQVVIPKALRDQLGIQPGDEVSFSRHGDHVAVYRAVHRPHLRGRFRGSDLTAQLEADRAADRVRESAP; encoded by the coding sequence ATGACTCACCGGGTCGGGGCCAAGGGGCAGGTGGTGATCCCGAAGGCCCTGCGCGACCAGCTCGGCATCCAGCCGGGCGACGAAGTCAGCTTCTCGCGTCACGGTGACCATGTCGCGGTCTACCGGGCAGTCCACCGCCCGCACCTTCGTGGCAGGTTCCGTGGCTCCGACCTGACTGCACAGCTCGAGGCCGACCGCGCCGCCGACCGCGTCCGCGAGTCGGCTCCGTGA
- a CDS encoding PIN domain-containing protein, producing the protein MSVSVVLDSWAVLRFLEDAPPAADAVAQLLEEQRPVMSWINLGEVHYVVLRAHGEDAAAEATRDLRALVTCVLPDERTVLEAARIKAGHPLAYADAFAAATAVLHEAMLWTGDPELLVPGSSWRWRDLRAQPGAR; encoded by the coding sequence GTGAGCGTCAGCGTCGTCCTCGACTCGTGGGCGGTGCTGCGGTTCCTCGAGGACGCCCCACCAGCCGCCGACGCCGTTGCCCAGCTCCTGGAGGAGCAACGGCCGGTGATGAGCTGGATCAACCTGGGCGAGGTCCACTACGTCGTGCTCCGCGCCCACGGCGAAGACGCAGCGGCCGAGGCGACGCGTGACCTCCGTGCGCTCGTCACCTGCGTCCTGCCCGACGAGCGCACAGTCCTCGAAGCCGCCCGCATCAAGGCCGGGCACCCCCTGGCGTACGCCGACGCGTTCGCGGCCGCCACTGCTGTCCTCCACGAGGCCATGCTGTGGACCGGCGACCCGGAGCTTCTCGTCCCCGGCTCGTCGTGGCGGTGGAGGGACCTCAGAGCGCAGCCGGGTGCGCGATGA
- a CDS encoding aminopeptidase P family protein — MAGMTREPGTPENPDAPETSETPPEQPLSDRGSNRSQRPTSEAFKRFIAADWAPRPDTLPPRSEVAPYAAARRERISAAFPGDRLVVPAGPLKVRSNDTDYRFRPHSAFAHLTGLGTDREPDAVLVLDPTDGGGHEAVLYFRPRADRDTEEFYADSRYGELWVGARPSLAEVEAELGLRCRHVEELPDALRKDVGPGGVRVRVVPDADPAVEREVAVVRQGSGLTAEEYADLDAALAEALSESRLVKDDWEVAQLRLAVEASARGFADIVRALPEAVGHPRGERVVETAFESRARREGNGVGYETIAAAGEHACTLHWIRNDGPVRPGELVLVDAGVEVDSLYTADVTRTLPVDGRFTDAQRRVYSAVLEAADAAFAVARPGSRFRDLHGAAMRVIAERLAEWGLLPVSAEESLDPERGGYHRRWMVHGTSHHLGIDVHDCAQARREMYLDAELRPGMVFTIEPGLYFKADDLAVPEELRGIGVRIEDDVLVTEDGCENLSGMLPRRPEEVEAWMASLRAR, encoded by the coding sequence ATGGCCGGTATGACACGTGAGCCGGGCACGCCGGAGAACCCAGACGCGCCGGAGACCTCGGAGACACCGCCGGAGCAGCCGCTGAGCGACCGGGGATCCAACCGCAGCCAGCGACCCACCTCCGAGGCGTTCAAGCGCTTCATCGCCGCCGACTGGGCTCCCCGACCGGACACGCTGCCCCCGCGGAGCGAGGTCGCCCCCTACGCCGCCGCCCGGCGCGAGCGCATCTCGGCCGCCTTCCCCGGCGACCGGCTCGTCGTCCCGGCCGGCCCGCTGAAGGTCCGCAGCAACGACACCGACTACCGCTTCCGCCCGCACTCGGCGTTCGCGCACCTCACCGGCCTGGGCACCGACCGTGAGCCGGACGCCGTCCTCGTGCTCGACCCGACGGACGGCGGCGGCCACGAGGCGGTGCTCTACTTCCGGCCGCGCGCGGACCGCGACACCGAGGAGTTCTACGCCGACTCCCGCTACGGCGAGCTGTGGGTGGGGGCCCGCCCCAGCCTGGCCGAGGTCGAGGCCGAGCTCGGCCTGCGCTGCCGGCACGTCGAGGAGCTGCCCGACGCCCTGCGCAAGGACGTCGGCCCGGGCGGTGTGCGGGTCCGCGTCGTCCCCGACGCCGACCCGGCGGTGGAGCGTGAGGTGGCCGTCGTCCGGCAGGGCAGCGGGCTCACCGCGGAGGAGTACGCCGACCTCGACGCTGCCCTCGCCGAGGCGCTGTCCGAGTCGCGCCTGGTCAAGGACGACTGGGAGGTGGCCCAGCTGCGGCTCGCGGTCGAGGCCAGTGCCCGGGGCTTCGCCGACATCGTCCGGGCCCTGCCCGAGGCCGTCGGGCACCCCAGGGGCGAGCGGGTGGTGGAGACCGCGTTCGAGTCCCGGGCACGGCGGGAGGGCAACGGCGTCGGCTACGAGACGATCGCGGCCGCCGGGGAGCACGCCTGCACCCTGCACTGGATCCGCAACGACGGCCCGGTGCGCCCCGGTGAGCTGGTGCTCGTCGACGCCGGCGTCGAGGTGGACTCGCTCTACACCGCCGACGTCACCCGCACCCTGCCGGTGGACGGGCGGTTCACCGACGCCCAGCGCCGCGTGTACTCGGCCGTCCTCGAGGCGGCGGACGCCGCGTTCGCCGTCGCCCGGCCGGGGTCCCGGTTCCGTGACCTGCACGGCGCGGCGATGCGGGTGATCGCCGAGCGGCTGGCCGAGTGGGGACTGCTGCCGGTCAGCGCCGAGGAGTCCCTCGACCCCGAGCGCGGCGGGTACCACCGGCGGTGGATGGTGCACGGCACCTCCCACCACCTCGGCATCGACGTGCACGACTGCGCCCAGGCACGCCGGGAGATGTACCTGGACGCCGAGCTGCGCCCGGGCATGGTGTTCACCATCGAACCGGGCCTGTACTTCAAGGCCGACGACCTCGCCGTCCCCGAGGAGCTGCGCGGCATCGGCGTCCGGATCGAGGACGACGTGCTGGTCACCGAGGACGGGTGCGAGAACCTCAGCGGGATGCTCCCCCGCCGCCCGGAGGAGGTCGAGGCCTGGATGGCGTCGCTGCGCGCCCGGTAG
- a CDS encoding serine/threonine dehydratase, with product MTTGGTRTGGTTRADVEAARSRVGGTVRRTPVIRVEPAALGGAPGAAPVALKLEMLQHTGSFKARGALNALLAAGELPAAGVVAASGGNHGLAVAWAAARLGAPATVFVPETAPDAKVAGLRALGADVRLVGSRYAEALTAARERVLQTGALAVHAYDEPGVVAGQGTVGLELAEDAPDVDTVLVAVGGGGLAGGIAAALRGVARVVGVEPVGCPTWHRARAAGEPVDVEVGGVAADSLGATRLGGLGFAALTEAGAGSVLVDPDAVLAARRLLWQRLRLAVEPGAAVAAAALLSGVYRPQPRERVAVVLCGANSDPADLA from the coding sequence GTGACGACCGGCGGTACCCGAACCGGTGGCACCACCCGCGCCGACGTCGAGGCTGCCCGCAGCCGGGTCGGCGGCACCGTGCGCCGCACCCCGGTGATCCGCGTCGAGCCAGCGGCACTCGGAGGCGCACCGGGTGCCGCGCCGGTCGCGCTGAAGCTCGAGATGCTGCAGCACACCGGCTCGTTCAAGGCCCGCGGCGCGCTGAACGCGCTGCTGGCCGCGGGTGAGCTGCCCGCTGCCGGTGTGGTCGCCGCCAGCGGCGGCAACCACGGCCTGGCGGTGGCCTGGGCGGCCGCCCGGCTCGGTGCGCCGGCGACGGTCTTCGTCCCCGAGACGGCGCCGGACGCCAAGGTCGCCGGGTTGCGTGCTCTCGGGGCCGACGTCCGGCTCGTGGGGAGCCGGTACGCCGAAGCCCTCACCGCGGCCCGGGAGCGCGTGCTGCAGACCGGAGCGCTCGCCGTCCACGCCTACGACGAGCCCGGAGTGGTCGCCGGCCAGGGCACCGTCGGCCTGGAGCTCGCCGAGGACGCCCCGGACGTCGACACGGTGCTCGTCGCGGTCGGGGGCGGTGGGCTGGCCGGAGGGATCGCCGCCGCGCTGCGCGGGGTGGCGCGCGTCGTGGGGGTCGAGCCCGTGGGCTGCCCGACGTGGCACCGGGCCCGTGCCGCCGGGGAGCCGGTGGACGTCGAGGTCGGCGGGGTCGCGGCCGACTCCCTCGGTGCGACCCGGCTGGGCGGACTGGGCTTCGCCGCGCTCACCGAGGCCGGCGCGGGCTCGGTGCTCGTGGACCCGGACGCGGTGCTCGCCGCACGACGCCTGCTGTGGCAGCGGCTGCGCCTCGCCGTCGAGCCCGGCGCGGCGGTGGCCGCCGCGGCCCTGCTGTCGGGGGTCTACCGGCCGCAGCCGCGGGAACGGGTCGCCGTCGTGCTGTGCGGCGCGAACAGCGACCCCGCCGACCTCGCCTGA
- a CDS encoding magnesium transporter translates to MSNVNPMGRSPLAVPTPPKGVEIADYPTYLEAQRAVDYLSDHQFPVQLVTIVGVDLKMVERVTGRLSYPRVALAGAASGAWFGLFVGLLLSLFTLGASLLETVLPALLIGAGFGMLFGVISYSFTGGRRDFTSTSQIVAGRYSVLCAEEEAGRARQMLADLAQGRPAGTHDTP, encoded by the coding sequence ATGTCGAACGTGAACCCGATGGGCCGCTCACCGCTCGCCGTCCCGACCCCGCCGAAGGGGGTCGAGATCGCGGACTACCCGACGTACCTCGAGGCCCAGAGGGCGGTCGACTACCTGTCGGACCACCAGTTCCCGGTCCAGCTCGTCACCATCGTCGGCGTCGACCTCAAGATGGTCGAGCGGGTCACCGGCCGGCTCAGCTACCCCCGCGTCGCCCTTGCCGGCGCGGCGTCGGGCGCGTGGTTCGGCCTGTTCGTCGGCCTCCTGCTGTCGCTGTTCACCCTTGGTGCGAGCCTGCTCGAGACGGTGCTGCCGGCGCTGCTCATCGGCGCCGGCTTCGGGATGCTCTTCGGGGTCATCTCCTACTCCTTCACCGGCGGCCGGCGGGACTTCACCTCCACCAGCCAGATCGTCGCCGGCCGGTACTCGGTGCTGTGCGCCGAGGAGGAGGCCGGACGGGCCCGCCAGATGCTCGCCGACCTGGCACAGGGCCGCCCGGCAGGCACGCACGACACACCGTGA
- a CDS encoding acyl-CoA dehydrogenase yields MGRLQHTEGLTEDQQELLALVRQFVDEQVLPVATELEHRDEYPTEIVEAMKEMGIFGLTIPEEYGGLGQSLLTYALCVEELARGWMSISGIVNTHFIVAYMLLQHGTEEQKRRYLPRMATGEVRGAFSMSEPGCGSDVSGIRSKAVRGQDGAWTLTGQKMWLTNGASANLVAVLVRTDTGADSVYRNMSTFLVDKEPGFGETAQGIVVPGKIDKMGYKGVDTTELVLDGHRSTDDQILGGQPGRGFYQMMDGVEVGRVNVAARGCGVAMRAFELGVAYAQQREAFGKKIADHQAVLFRLAEMATKVEAAHQMMVMAARTKDAGDRNDLEAGMAKYLASEYCAQVVEDSFRIHGGYGYSKEYEIERLYREAPMLLIGEGTADIQRMIIGRRLLEAYPSRG; encoded by the coding sequence ATGGGCCGTCTGCAGCACACCGAGGGACTGACCGAGGACCAGCAGGAGCTGCTGGCCCTGGTCCGGCAGTTCGTCGACGAGCAGGTCCTGCCCGTCGCCACCGAGCTGGAGCACCGGGACGAGTACCCGACCGAGATCGTCGAGGCGATGAAGGAGATGGGGATCTTCGGCCTGACGATCCCCGAGGAGTACGGCGGACTCGGACAGTCGCTGCTCACCTACGCGCTGTGCGTGGAGGAGCTCGCCCGTGGGTGGATGAGCATCAGCGGCATCGTCAACACCCATTTCATCGTGGCGTACATGCTGCTCCAGCACGGCACCGAGGAGCAGAAGCGGCGCTACCTGCCGCGGATGGCGACCGGCGAGGTGCGCGGCGCGTTCTCGATGAGCGAGCCCGGCTGCGGCTCCGACGTCTCCGGCATCCGCTCCAAGGCCGTCCGCGGCCAGGACGGCGCCTGGACGCTGACCGGCCAGAAGATGTGGCTGACCAACGGTGCGTCGGCCAACCTCGTCGCCGTCCTCGTCCGCACGGACACCGGCGCGGACTCGGTGTACCGCAACATGTCGACGTTCCTGGTGGACAAGGAGCCCGGGTTCGGCGAGACCGCCCAGGGCATCGTCGTGCCGGGGAAGATCGACAAGATGGGCTACAAGGGCGTCGACACCACCGAGCTCGTGCTCGACGGCCACCGGAGCACCGACGACCAGATCCTCGGCGGGCAGCCGGGGCGGGGCTTCTACCAGATGATGGACGGCGTCGAGGTCGGCCGGGTCAACGTCGCCGCCCGCGGCTGCGGGGTGGCCATGCGCGCCTTCGAGCTCGGCGTCGCCTACGCCCAGCAGCGGGAGGCCTTCGGCAAGAAGATCGCCGACCACCAGGCGGTGCTGTTCCGCCTCGCGGAGATGGCCACCAAGGTCGAGGCCGCGCACCAGATGATGGTGATGGCGGCGCGGACCAAGGACGCGGGTGACCGCAACGACCTCGAGGCCGGGATGGCCAAGTACCTCGCCAGCGAGTACTGCGCCCAGGTCGTCGAGGACTCCTTCCGCATCCACGGCGGCTACGGCTACTCCAAGGAGTACGAGATCGAGCGGCTCTACCGCGAGGCGCCGATGCTGCTCATCGGCGAGGGCACCGCGGACATCCAGCGGATGATCATCGGCCGACGGTTGCTCGAGGCCTACCCGAGTAGGGGATGA
- a CDS encoding DNA starvation/stationary phase protection protein, with protein MATKKSAAVPAYTVPGLSTDDGGRVAELLQDRLNALQDLAMTLKHVHWNVTGPQFIGVHEMLDPQVDAVRAMVDETAERIATLGASPVGTPGALVAQRSWDDYSIGRASAIEHLGALDVVYTGVIGAHREAIETVGEIDPVTEDMLIGQVGQLEMFHWFVRAHLENSGGELSTQGASTEGAAAKKASTRRTA; from the coding sequence ATGGCTACGAAGAAGAGCGCCGCCGTCCCCGCGTACACCGTCCCCGGCCTGTCCACCGACGACGGAGGCCGCGTCGCCGAGCTCCTGCAGGACCGGCTCAACGCCCTGCAGGACCTGGCGATGACGCTCAAGCACGTGCACTGGAACGTCACGGGTCCGCAGTTCATCGGCGTCCACGAGATGCTCGACCCGCAGGTCGACGCCGTCCGGGCCATGGTCGACGAGACCGCCGAGCGGATCGCCACCCTCGGGGCCTCCCCGGTCGGCACCCCCGGTGCGCTCGTCGCCCAGCGCAGCTGGGACGACTACAGCATCGGCCGGGCCAGCGCGATCGAGCACCTGGGCGCCCTCGACGTCGTCTACACCGGGGTCATCGGCGCCCACCGCGAGGCGATCGAGACGGTCGGCGAGATCGACCCCGTCACCGAGGACATGCTCATCGGCCAGGTCGGCCAGCTCGAGATGTTCCACTGGTTCGTCCGGGCCCACCTGGAGAACTCCGGTGGCGAGCTGTCCACGCAGGGCGCGAGCACCGAGGGCGCGGCGGCGAAGAAGGCGTCCACCCGACGGACCGCGTAA
- a CDS encoding CoA ester lyase, with protein sequence MPTSDAARTLRPRRSNLAVPGSSTKMITKAKGLPADQVFLDIEDAVAPLAKPEARRNIVAALTEGGWGEKVRTVRVNDWTTQWTYTDVVEVVSGAGADLDCIMLPKVQSADQVVALDLLLTQIEKSEGLEVGRIGIEAQIENARGLIAVDAIAAASPRVETIIFGPADFMASINMKSLVVGEQPPGYDVGDAYHYILMRILMAARANDQQAIDGPYLQIRDVEGFTRVARRSAALGLDGKWVLHPGQIDAANEVFSPRQEDYDHAENILDAYEWYTSEAGGKRGAAMLGDEMIDEASRKMALVIAGKGRAAGMQRSDRWSPPQE encoded by the coding sequence ATGCCGACCTCTGACGCCGCCCGCACGCTGCGCCCCCGCCGGTCCAACCTCGCCGTGCCCGGGTCGAGCACGAAGATGATCACGAAGGCGAAGGGGCTGCCGGCCGACCAGGTGTTCCTCGACATCGAGGACGCCGTCGCGCCGCTGGCGAAGCCGGAGGCCCGCCGGAACATCGTCGCCGCCCTCACCGAGGGGGGATGGGGCGAGAAGGTGCGCACGGTGCGGGTCAACGACTGGACGACGCAGTGGACGTACACCGACGTCGTCGAGGTGGTGAGCGGGGCCGGCGCCGACCTCGACTGCATCATGCTCCCGAAGGTGCAGAGCGCCGACCAGGTCGTCGCGCTGGACCTGCTGCTCACCCAGATCGAGAAGAGCGAGGGGCTCGAGGTCGGCCGGATCGGGATCGAGGCGCAGATCGAGAACGCCCGCGGCCTCATCGCGGTGGACGCGATCGCCGCGGCGAGCCCGCGGGTGGAGACCATCATCTTCGGGCCGGCGGACTTCATGGCGAGCATCAACATGAAGTCCCTCGTGGTCGGGGAGCAGCCGCCTGGTTACGACGTCGGGGACGCCTACCACTACATCCTCATGCGGATCCTCATGGCTGCCCGGGCCAACGACCAGCAGGCCATCGACGGCCCGTACCTGCAGATCCGGGACGTCGAGGGGTTCACCCGGGTGGCGAGGCGGTCGGCCGCGCTGGGTCTGGACGGCAAGTGGGTGCTGCACCCCGGTCAGATCGACGCCGCGAACGAGGTGTTCAGCCCGCGCCAGGAGGACTACGACCACGCCGAGAACATCCTCGACGCCTACGAGTGGTACACCTCCGAGGCCGGCGGCAAGCGCGGGGCGGCGATGCTCGGTGACGAGATGATCGACGAGGCGTCGCGGAAGATGGCGCTCGTCATCGCGGGCAAGGGCCGGGCCGCGGGGATGCAGCGCAGCGACCGCTGGAGCCCGCCGCAGGAGTGA
- a CDS encoding PhzF family phenazine biosynthesis protein — protein MAFEVVDVFTSEPFRGNPLAVVLGTEALDSAQLQAIAVEFALSETAFPLAPTAAERERGVDYRLRIFTPRTELPFAGHPSVGTAWLMARRGHVPAGRVVQACGAGDLPLEVAADGGRVVLTGGTPSLGPEVDAQAVLEAVGLAAADLAGPVPRTAGTGIDFCYLAVRADALARAEADVRALRGVGSVLLFDWNEGDPVRARMFAPDLGVAEDPATGSAALGLGVFAVASGLLPAEGTSRFTVLQGVEMGRPSHLHVEVDAAGGRAVAARVAGDVVPVSSGRIVVPPPAPGGPVPADVSGGVAVRRGGTDAAGR, from the coding sequence CTGGCCTTCGAGGTCGTCGACGTGTTCACCAGCGAACCCTTCCGCGGCAACCCGCTCGCGGTCGTGCTCGGCACCGAGGCGCTGGACAGCGCTCAGCTGCAGGCGATCGCCGTGGAGTTCGCGCTGTCCGAGACCGCCTTCCCGCTGGCGCCGACCGCGGCGGAGCGGGAGCGCGGCGTGGACTACCGGCTGCGGATCTTCACCCCGCGCACCGAGCTCCCCTTCGCCGGGCACCCGTCGGTCGGCACGGCGTGGCTGATGGCCCGGCGCGGGCACGTCCCTGCCGGGCGGGTCGTGCAGGCCTGCGGCGCCGGGGACCTGCCGCTGGAGGTGGCGGCCGACGGGGGCCGTGTCGTGCTGACCGGCGGGACGCCGTCACTGGGCCCGGAGGTGGACGCCCAGGCGGTGCTCGAGGCCGTGGGCCTGGCCGCCGCCGACCTGGCCGGTCCGGTTCCGCGGACCGCGGGCACCGGTATCGACTTCTGCTACCTGGCCGTGCGCGCGGACGCGCTCGCGCGGGCGGAGGCCGACGTGCGGGCCCTGCGCGGCGTCGGCAGCGTGCTGCTGTTCGACTGGAACGAGGGGGACCCGGTGCGCGCCCGCATGTTCGCCCCCGACCTCGGTGTCGCCGAGGACCCGGCGACCGGCTCGGCGGCGCTGGGCCTGGGCGTCTTCGCCGTCGCCTCGGGGCTGCTGCCCGCCGAGGGCACCAGCCGGTTCACCGTGCTGCAGGGGGTGGAGATGGGCCGGCCGTCCCACCTGCACGTCGAGGTGGACGCCGCGGGCGGGCGGGCGGTCGCGGCCCGGGTCGCCGGGGACGTCGTCCCGGTCTCCTCCGGGCGGATCGTCGTGCCGCCGCCGGCACCTGGCGGCCCGGTCCCTGCGGACGTCAGCGGCGGCGTCGCCGTCCGCCGAGGTGGAACGGACGCCGCCGGACGGTGA
- a CDS encoding magnesium transporter: protein MSGAPTRVFVARLAGLRVLDPLGDEVGRVRDAVVLFRPGRRRPRAVGLVVEVPGRRRVFLPMTRVTSMDAGQVISTGLVNMRRFEQRPTETLVIHEMLERTVRIVETGEEATVEDVAIEQLRTRDWELSKVFVRKGTHRGLRRRGETLLLDYEEVTGLAGHQLEQGATMLAASLEEMKAADIADLLHDLSDKRRLELAAALDDERLADVLEELPEDDQVEILSALRRERAADVLEAMQPDDAADLLGELPADQQEQLLLLMEPDEARDVRRLLAYGENTAGGLMTTEPVILGPEATVAEALAHVRRSELSPALAAAVFVCRPPLETPTGRLLGVVHIQRMLREPPHQPIGAILDPDVEPVGVDAPLGLVTRRLATYNLVSVPVTDDDGRLLGVVTVDDVLDHILPDDWREQDELHAEAEEQTAPPDQAPDQAPEQAPGQEGSGG, encoded by the coding sequence GTGAGCGGTGCGCCGACGAGGGTGTTCGTGGCGCGCCTGGCCGGCTTACGCGTCCTGGACCCCCTCGGGGACGAGGTCGGCCGGGTGCGCGACGCCGTCGTGCTGTTCCGGCCAGGCCGCCGTCGGCCGCGGGCGGTCGGGCTCGTCGTCGAGGTCCCGGGCCGTCGGCGGGTGTTCCTGCCGATGACGCGGGTCACCTCGATGGACGCCGGTCAGGTGATCAGCACGGGCCTGGTCAACATGCGCCGGTTCGAGCAGCGGCCGACGGAGACCCTCGTCATCCACGAGATGCTCGAGCGGACCGTCCGGATCGTCGAGACCGGCGAGGAGGCCACGGTCGAGGACGTCGCGATCGAGCAGCTGCGGACCCGTGACTGGGAGCTGTCCAAGGTCTTCGTCCGCAAGGGCACCCACCGCGGGCTGCGCCGCCGCGGGGAGACCCTGCTGCTCGACTACGAGGAGGTCACCGGCCTGGCCGGCCACCAGCTCGAGCAGGGCGCGACCATGCTGGCCGCATCCCTGGAGGAGATGAAGGCGGCCGACATCGCCGACCTGCTGCACGACCTGTCCGACAAGCGGCGCCTGGAGCTGGCCGCGGCCCTGGACGACGAGCGGCTGGCCGACGTCCTGGAGGAGCTGCCCGAGGACGACCAGGTGGAGATCCTCTCCGCCCTGCGCCGGGAGCGGGCCGCCGACGTCCTGGAGGCGATGCAGCCGGACGACGCGGCGGACCTGCTCGGTGAGCTGCCCGCCGACCAGCAGGAGCAGCTGCTGCTGCTGATGGAGCCGGACGAGGCCCGGGACGTGCGTCGCCTGCTCGCCTACGGCGAGAACACCGCCGGCGGCCTGATGACCACCGAGCCGGTCATCCTCGGCCCGGAGGCCACCGTCGCGGAGGCGCTGGCGCACGTCCGGCGCTCCGAGCTCTCCCCCGCGCTGGCCGCCGCGGTGTTCGTCTGCCGGCCCCCGCTGGAGACCCCCACCGGTCGGCTGCTCGGCGTCGTGCACATCCAGCGGATGCTGCGGGAGCCGCCGCACCAGCCGATCGGGGCCATCCTGGACCCGGACGTCGAACCGGTGGGCGTCGACGCCCCGCTCGGCCTGGTCACCCGCCGCCTGGCCACCTACAACCTCGTGTCGGTGCCGGTCACCGACGACGACGGCCGGCTGCTCGGCGTCGTCACCGTGGACGACGTCCTCGACCACATCCTGCCCGACGACTGGCGTGAGCAGGACGAGCTGCACGCCGAGGCCGAGGAGCAGACCGCGCCACCGGACCAGGCGCCGGACCAGGCGCCGGAGCAGGCGCCGGGGCAGGAGGGCTCCGGTGGCTGA
- a CDS encoding DUF1003 domain-containing protein, with protein MAEERERDQRERHRRGHRRRGEGLDTPREARRRLVRRPRVDPEAFGRWSERIARFMGTPRFLVYMTAFVGVWLAYNTFAPPELQFDPRALNYTLLTLILSLQASYAAPLILLAQNRQDDRDRVAFEQDRQRAERNLADTEYLAREVAALRIAMREVATRDFLRSELRNLLEELEEHHRYTSGPDVPKSQE; from the coding sequence GTGGCTGAGGAGCGCGAGCGCGACCAGCGGGAGCGGCACCGCCGCGGCCACCGCCGTCGCGGCGAGGGCCTGGACACCCCGCGCGAGGCCCGCCGTCGCCTGGTGCGCCGCCCGCGGGTGGACCCCGAGGCGTTCGGCCGCTGGTCGGAACGGATCGCCCGGTTCATGGGGACCCCGCGGTTCCTCGTCTACATGACCGCGTTCGTCGGGGTGTGGCTCGCCTACAACACCTTCGCCCCGCCGGAGCTGCAGTTCGACCCGCGGGCGCTGAACTACACCCTCCTGACCCTCATCCTGTCCCTGCAGGCCTCCTACGCCGCCCCGCTGATCCTGCTCGCGCAGAACCGGCAGGACGACCGGGACCGGGTCGCCTTCGAGCAGGACCGGCAGCGGGCGGAACGCAACCTCGCCGACACCGAGTACCTGGCGCGCGAGGTCGCCGCGCTGCGGATCGCGATGCGGGAGGTGGCCACCCGCGACTTCCTGCGCTCGGAGCTGCGCAACCTCCTCGAGGAGCTCGAGGAGCACCACCGCTACACCTCGGGGCCCGACGTGCCGAAGTCGCAGGAGTGA